The sequence TTGGTGTTACAAAGAAAGAACTTGGAGGAAGCGAGCTCTACAGGGTTTTAAACATCAATGGAGGGATAGCACCGAGAGTTGATCTAGAGAGAGAAAAGAGGAATGCTGAGGGAATTTTAAAAGCCATAGAACTTAGAGTTGTTAAAGCGGTTCACGATGTCAGCAAGGGTGGAATAGCGGTGGCACTTGCGGAGATGGCCTTAAGCGGGAACGTTGGATTTGAAGTGGACATAGGTAAAGTTCCAGTGGAAGGAAAGCTCAAACCCCTCGAAACACTGTTTTCGGAAAGCCATGGAAGATTCGTGATAAGCTTTGAAGAAGAAAAGCTTGAAAAGGTTGCAGAGCTCTTCGAGGAATTCGCAGTCATTGGAAGGGTTGGAGGAAATGAACTTGTGTTTAAGAGCGGAGATGGAGAACTTGCTTCCATAAACTTAGAAAAAGCCAAAGAACTGTACAATTCACTTCCTGCACTTTTGGGAGAGTGAAACTTCTTTAATTTTAATTTTGCAATACAATTTTTGTGTTTTTATGATCCCATTAGAAAAGCTTTAAAACAAATTCCCGAACATTTGTTCGGGGAAAATGTATGAAAATAGGAATAATCGGAAATGGGATAGCAGGTTTGACTGCGGCAATAGGGCTAGCTAAAAAGGGCTTTGAAGTTACTATCATCGGAGAGAGAATAGATAAAACGAATTCTTACCTAGCCCAGGCAGGTATAGCTCTTCCCCTTCTTGAAGGAGACTCGATAAGGGCACACGTCTTAGACACCATCAAAGCGGGAAGATACCTAAATGATGAAGAGGTTGTTTGGGCAGTTATCTCAAAATCCAGTGAAGTTTATGATTTTTTACTCTCCTTGGGCTTGAACTTTGAGGAAAATGAAATTGAAGGGGGACACAGTTTTCCCAGGGTTTTCACAATCAAAAATGAAACTGGAAAGCACGTGATAAGACTCCTCCACATAAGAGCCAAAGAATTGGGCGTTCACTTCGTAAAAGGCCTTGCGGAATCATTAGCCATCGAAAGTAAAAAGTGCTATGGTGTGTTTCTTGATGGTGAGCTCCTAAAGTTCGACGCCACAATCCTAGCAACAGGAGGATACACGGCATTGTTTAAATACACCGCCGGCTCTCCCCTTAACCTAGGCATTCTAATTGGAGATGCCATAATGAAAGGGGCTTTAGCAAGTGACTTAGAATTCGTTCAGTTTCATCCAACGGGTTTTATTGGGAAGGATGGAGTAAAGCTTGTAAGTGAGGCTGTAAGAGGAGCCGGGGCAAAGCTTGTCAACGAAGATGGTGAGCGCTTTGTCAACGAACTTGAACCAAGAGACGTGGTTGCAAGAGCAATTTATAGGAAGATGCAAAGTGGCAGTGGAGTTTATTTGGACGCCACAGGGATTGAAAACTTTAAAGAAAAGTTCCCCCAGATTTACAGTTTTCTGGTTAAAAAGGGCATAAATCCAGAAAGAGACCTAATCCCGGTAACTCCAATTGCCCACTATTCCATAGGCGGCTTGAAGGTAGACCTCTATTATAGAACCAATATCAAAAACCTCTACGCAATAGGGGAAGCTGCAAACAACGGCTTTCATGGGGCGAATAGATTGGCGAGCAACTCTCTCCTGGAGTGCATAGTTAGCGGGCTTGAAGTAGCGAGGACTGTGAGGAGAGACAAACCAAAAGGTGGAAGTGGAGAAATCAGAGATACAGCCCAAGAGCTAGGAGATATTGAAAGCGTCAAAGAAATTCTATGGAAATATGCTGGAATCGTAAGAAATGAGAACGGCCTTTTAGAAGGATTGAAAGAACTGGAAAAATTGGAAGTTGATGAGAGGATTAAGCTTTTGGCGAAAGGTATTTTAGAGTGTGCCCTGGCAAGAAAAGAGAGTCGAGGCGTTCATTACAGAGAGGATTATCCCATTATAAGAAAGGAATTTGAAAGGCACAGCATCTTTAACGGGAGGTGCATTTTATGAATTTGGTGGACGAAATTATCAGGCTCAAAGAAGAGAAGAATGCCATAATTTTGGCTCACAACTATCAACTCCCAGAAATTCAGGACATAGCAGATTTTCTTGGAGACAGCCTCGAATTAGCAAGGAAGGCTGTAAATGTTGACGCGGACATCATAGTTTTTGCTGGCGTCGATTTTATGGCAGAGACCTCAAAAATCCTAAACCCCGAAAAGAAAGTTCTCCTTCCAACTAAGAGAGCCACATGTGCAATGGCAAACATGCTTAAAGTTGACCACATCCTTGAAGCCAAAAAGAAGTATCCCGATGCTCCCGTCGTTCTCTATGTAAACACGACCGCCGAAAGCAAAGCCTACGCTGATGTTACTGTCACATCAGCAAACGCCGATAAAATCGTTGCCAAGCTTGATGCAGATACGATAATTTTTGGCCCAGATAACAATCTCGCTTATTATGTTGCAAAGCGCACTGGAAAAAGAATTATACCAATTCCAGAGGGAGGGTACTGCTATGTCCATAAAAGATTCACGCCTGAAGATGTTGAGAGAACCAAAAAGCTCTATCCAAATGCAAAGTTAATGGTTCACCCCGAGTGCATTCCTGAGGTGCAGGAAAAAGCGGATCTAATAGTCTCAACAGGCGGAATGGTTAGAAATGCTTGTCAGCACGGCGAGTGGGTTGTCTTTACTGAGAAAGAGATGTGCTACCGCTTGAAGAAGATCTATCCTGACAAAAAGTTCTATCCTGCAAATGAGGATGCCTTCTGCATTGGAATGAAATCAATTACGCTCAAGCACATCTACGAAGCTCTCAGAGACGAAAAGTACGAAATTGAAGTGCCCAAAGAAATTGCTGAAAAAGCCAAAAAGGCCATCGAGAGGATGCTGGAGATGAGCAAGTAGTTAAGTATGGAGGTAAACTTTTTAAACTTTTTTACCTCTATACTTAACATGACACGCGAAGAGATAATAGGTCAGATTGTTAAGGATTTCTTTGATCTCGAAGTTGATGGTGTTGAGAGAGACTTAGATGTGCCTTTGGATTCGGACCTTAGAAAGGCAATCACAATAATTGGGCCAAGAAGAGCTGGAAAAACATTTTATCTGCTGTCTCATTTTGCCCGTCTCAGAAAAGAGGGGAAGGCCGCGTTATTTTTACCGCTTGACGATGACAGGCTTTATCCCCCATCCATAGAGGACTTGTCGGCACTTATAAAAGTCTTTTATGAGCTTTTTTCTACTGCAGACGAGAAGTACTTATTCCTCGATGAGATTCAAAACGTTCCCAACTGGGAGCTTTTTGTTAAAAGGGCGGTTGAAAGAGAGGGTTTTAAGGTTTTTCTCACGGGTTCTTCCTCAAAGCTCCTCAGCAAGGAGATAGCCTCCGCTTTAAGGGGCAGAACGCTCACATTTGAGCTCTTTCCATTCAGCTTCCGGGAGTTTCTGAGAGCTAAGGGCGTAAAACCCAGCAAATATCTGTCCACGAGAGAAGAGGCAATGATTAAGGCTCTCCTAAAGGAGTACCTTGAGTTTGGAGGCTTTCCGGAGATTGTTATGATAGAGAATGAGTACCTGAAACGTAAGGTGCTGGAGGAGTACATAGATGTCATGCTGTACCGTGATGTGGTCGAACGCTATAACCTGAAGAACTTAAAGGCTGTGCGCATGTTTTTAAAACTCCTAGTGACCTCTTTTGCCAAGGAGTTTTCCATAAACAGAACTGCAAACTACATGAAGAGCATTGGGATAGAGGTTAGCAAAAACACTCTGTACAACTACCTTGAATACTTTACCGATGCATACATAGTCTTTCCCCTCAAGAGGTTCTCATACAGCTTGAAGGAGATTGAACGGAGCCTTCCGAAGATATACGTCATAGATAACGGTCTGATAAATGCATACTCTCTCCGCTTCACAAGCAATATAGGGCGACTCATGGAGAACACGGTATTTTTGGAGCTCAGACGGAGGAACAAGGAGGTCTTTTACTTTAAAACTCAGGATGGCAGAGAGGTTGACTTTGTGGTCAGGGAGGACGGTAAAATTGTGGCGCTTATACAGGTGTCGTATTCAGTCGATGATGCCAGCACATGGGAGAGGGAGCTAAAGGGACTTGTGAAGGCCTCGAAGGAGCTGAGATGTGAGAATTTGATGATTGTAACATGGGATAGAGAAGGGAGGGAAGAGTTTAAAGGCATGAGTGTGGAGCTTATTCCGCTGTGGAAATTCCTGACCAAAAGGTGATGAAAAATGATTCCCCTTACATACCTTCTCCGCTTTCTGGAGGAAGACGCCCCATTCGGCGATGTCACGAGCGAAGCTGTTATTCCCGAGGATTTGGAGGCAGAGGCTGTAATTATAGCAAAGCAAGATGGGATTATCGCCGGTTTGGAGGAAGCGAAAGCCCTTTTTGAGCACTTCGGCGTTAAAGTTGAGCTTAAAGCTAAGGACGGCGATGAAGTGAAGAAGGGAACCGTAGTTATAAAACTCAGGGGCAACGCACGAAAAATTTTGCTGGTGGAGAGGACAGCTCTCAACATCATAGGGAGGATGAGCGGCATAGCTACTCAAGTGAGAAGGCTTATGAAGAAAGTTAGAGCTGTTAACCCAAATGTAAGAGTTGCCGGAACGAGGAAGACGCTGTTAAAGCCCCTCGATAAGAGGGCTATACTTCTCGGAGGAGGTGAGTCTCACCGCTTTTCCCTAAGTGATGCTATACTCATAAAAGATAACCATTTAGCATTGGTGCCACTTGAAGAGGCAATTAAGCGTGCAAAGGCCTTCAGCGTCTATAAGGTTGTTGAGGTCGAGGTGGAGAGCCTGGAGGATGCTCTAAAAGCCGCTAAAGCCGGGGCTGATGTAATAATGCTCGATAACATGACGCCAGAGCAAATCGAAGAAGTCCTTGAGGCTTTAAAGCGCGAAGGGCTTAGGGAGAGAGTTAAAATTGAAGTGAGCGGCGGCATAACTGAGGAGAACATTCAAAGCTACGCGAAGCTCGACATTGATGTCATAAGCCTCGGAGCTTTAACGCACAGCGTGAAGAACTTCGATGTCAGCTTGGAGATTCTTCATTAGTCCTTTTTCTTTTCCAGCAAAATCAAAAGCACCGAAAATGGGGCAAAGATTAGGAGGGACAGTCTAACTGAGATTTCTCCAATCTTCACATCTCCAAGGATTCCATAAGCAAAGCCAAAGAGGAGCTGGCCGAGGGTAGTCCCTAAGTTTGAAACAGCGTTCAGCCCACCAATGGATGCAGAGACTCTTGAGGCCTTTATGGCTAAGAGCTTTCTTACGAGAGGCCTAAACGTGTGTATAGCAAATAGGGCCATGACCAGAGCTGGAAACACTGTGTAGGGAGTTTTAATTGCGGCTAAAATTGGGGAAAGCGCTGCCAAAATCACTGCAAATCTAAGCACTCTCTCCTCTTTTCCAATATCGGCGAGCCATGAAGGAGCATATGCTAAGAGAGCACCAATTAACGAGGATAATCCAATGAGTGTGGCGGCACTTCCCTTTTCTATGCCCAAAGCCTCAGCAACGTAGACGTATGTTATGTCGCCGGAGGAGAAGGCTATCGTGAAGAAGAAAAGTCCGCTCAAAGCTAAGATTTTCTTTGCATCAAATGAGCCAGAAGTCTTTTGAGTTCTTTTAGGCACAATCCACTCATAAAGGGCATAATATGCTGTGAGCATCAGCAGGGAGGTTACAACGAAGGACAGCGATGCAAGAAGCATTTGAGCTTTTATGCCTAAGCCTATGGTGAGGGCGTAGGTGTAGTTTCCGAGGAAAGCGGCAAAGTTCCCAAAGAGGAAGTATAAAGCGGTTACTCTTCCTTTGAGCTCTTTGGGTGAAGATACGACTATTACAAACTGAGCTATGGGCCAAGAGAGGCCGTTAAAAACACCGTTCAAAAGCTTAATTCCAACGACCTGCACCCAAGAATTCGTCAGGGCGTAGAGGGGCATTACGAACGCGTTCCCAAACATCGCTAAAGCCCCTAAGAAGACCAACTCCTTCTTTTTCTCGAGGAGTGAGCCACCAATTACGGAGGAAAAGGCTCGAGAGAGCACAAAAGCTATGGAAATTAATGAGATTGAAATCATTGAAGCGTTCAATACATCGCGTGTATAAAACGCTACAGCCGGAGTGGCCAGTCTGAAACCGATTGTACCTGTGAATGCCGATGCTATGAGTAGAGCTATGCCTAAAGTTTGCTTCCTCATTTTTACCGGACGTGTTTGGGACTGCAGGGTTAAAAAGGTATTTGTCGTGAGTAAGCTTAAAGGGATTTACTTTATGGTTTTCACCCCCACCCTAAATTCTTCCCCATAATCGAGTACTCCAATAGCCAGCACTGGATGTGCAAAGCTAAGATTCAAAGCTCTCTCTGCCAGGTCATTTTCGTCTTTAAAGTCCAAGCTTAGCGTTTCAACACCATCAACGTTGTACGTCGCGGTGAAGAATGCTTTCCCCTCCTCAAGCTTCATCTCTTTTACCCAGAGCTCATTCTTCCCCACGAAGCCGAGCCAAGCTTTATCGCCTTCCTTTTGAACTACCGCAGCAATTCTTGGCGTGTTATACTCATCGCGCTCGTACCCCATGGCGTCTAAAACGTGAATCAGCGCTTTTTTAGGACTCTCCTCCCCGAGGGCTTGGGCTATAAATGGTGTATGAGACCCATTGCTCACAACCGCGTACTCACGGAGGAGCTTAACCACAGGATAGCTCACGTAGGGGTTGTCCGTTTCAGTTAGGTTGACTATATACACTTCATCTCCCTTTATTAGGGCCTTTCTGTTTGGGAATGAACGAGAGCTTAAGCGGTAGAAGGCAAAGGGCTTTCCATCGTTCAGGCCTACCCCAACCATTCTCCCGACGTAAACTCCTTTCATGTTACCACCTCCTCTAAGCGCTCCTCCTGAAGGGCAAGTTTAATCTCACGCGCAATTCTCTCACCCATGAGCATCTCCTCGCCCCAGTATAGGGCGGAATACCAGTGCTTCGCGTTGCTCCCACCGTCTATGCGCGAAGCAAAGCCTATGCAGTGGAAGTCGCCATCGTAAGCGAAGTGGAGCGCGAAAGGTCCTATGAAAGGCGGCTCGAGCTTTCCCATTGCCTCGACAAAGGCCAAACCGTAGTCGTAAAGCCTCGGGAGGAGGGATTCCCTAAGGGCAACGGCCTTGTTTCCAACTATGGTATACGGTAGGGCTTTGAACGGCCTTCTCTTGTTTGAGTCGGCTATTACTAAGCGCTCATCGACTCCGAAGAGCTCCAAGCGGTTTAAAATTGGTGAGTAGAAGAAGTGGACGTAGATGTAGGCGCCATCAATGAAGCGCTCAATTCTGTATTTTTCTTCTATAGGTTTCAGTTTTTCTTCAAGTTCCCCTCCATAGGCAATAAAGTGGCTGCTTCCCCCTTTTGGACCTTCAATTCTAACGAAGTATAGCTTATCATCCCTAACCTCGCTCAAATCAACGCTCTCCACCTGCGGAATTCCCGCCTTTTCGAGTGCTTTATCCACAAGCTCGAACTTTGTTTCCCACTTAAGAAAGCGCTTATTGCCAAAGAACCTTGCTTCGCTTTTCTCTATTGCATCAAGGCCTAAGTATGCGACGAAGGAGCCGTGCGGGATGATGATTCCCTCGTCGCTTAGGATCTTCTTCATGTCATCCACTACTATGAGCTCATCGACAGCTGGAAGCGAAGCGTAGAATTTTCCCCGCTTTGGAGAGGCATAAAGGCGAGTTTTGAATCCTTCTCTCTTAGCCCCTAAAATGATTTGAAGTGAAGAATGAGATGCTATGGTTGAGATTATCATTCAATCACCTCCAAAATCTCTTCCTGCTTCAAAACCTGCCCCTCTTTCATTACTCTCATCGTGTCGCCGCTTATCTCATCAATTACCAAAAGTTCTCCGTTCCTTCTCCCAAACTCAAGTTTAAAGTCGATTATTTCAAGCCCCCTGCTCTCAAAGAATTCCTTCAAAATCTGGGCAACTTTTCTTGTTATCCTCTTCATTTCTTCGATTTCTTCCTTTGAGGCTATGCCAAGCTTTTCCACGGCTTCCTCGCAGATTAAAGGATCCCCAAGAGCATCATCTTTAAGCGTAAATTCAATAATATCAAGCTTCTGAAGAGGCTTGACAATTTTCCCATAGCGTCTCAAAAAACTCCCGTAGGCTTTGAAGCGGTAGATAACCTCGAGTGGTATTTTTTCAGCCTTTAAGAATTTTGCCCTCCTTTCGTTAATTCGCTCAACAAAATGAGTTCTTATTCCATTCTCCTCAAGAAGCTTGAAGAAGAATTCTGTCTCCTTTAAAATTGCACTTCCTTTGCCTTCTCTCCTCCCTATAACCTCATTACCCCCTGTATCTTCTTTGCTTTCAAAACCCAAGATATTGTCTTTAAAGTGGAAGATCAGGCAATCATCATCTTCATACACATCCTTGGTCTTTCCCTGATAAACGAGCCTCATGCTATCACCTTTTGAGCATGTTGTTGATGAGCTTTATCGCACATAAGTCGCCGCACATAGAGCAGGCCTCTGTCGAAGTTGGCCTAGTCTCTCTAATCTCTAGGAAACGCTCTTTGTCCATGGCAAGCTCAAACTGCCTTTCCCAATCCAGTCTTCCTCTCGCCAAAGCCATGAGATAGTCCTTCTGGTACTCCTCTTCAAAGCGCGTTAGGTTTACGGCATGGGCTGCCAGCTTTGTAGCTATCACGCCGAGGCGAACATGCTCCTTAGTCGGCAAACCTAAGTGCTCGGCTGGTGTAACATAACAAAGGAAGTCCGCTCCATTCAAAGCGGCTATTGCCCCTCCAATGGCCCCAGCTATGTGATCGTAGCCCGGGAAAATGTCCGTCACTAAGGGACCAAGGACGTAGAAGGGAGCATTATCGGTTGCAACCTTCGCTATTTTTATCTGCATTGGGATTTGGTCTATTGGGACATGCCCGGGCCCTTCAACCATCGTTTGAACTCCAAATTCTCTCGCCCTCCTGACCAGGCGCCCCAATGTATAGAGCTCACTCATCTGAAGCTCGTCCCCAGCGTCTGGCAGGCCGCCGGGTCTAAGACCATCGCCTAAGCTCAAAACCACATCATATTCTTTGGCAAGCTCCAAAAGGTAGTCGTAGTCTTTGTAGAACGGGTTCTCTTTTTCCCAGTGGAGTATCCACGCTGCCAAAAACGTTCCGCCGCGAGAGACCATTCCGACTATTCTCTTTGTGCGCTTCATTTTTTCCACAACTTCTTTAGTAACGCCAACGTGAATAGTTGCATAATCAATACCATCCTTAAAGTGCTTCTCAACGGCGTTCCACATGTCATCCTCGCTCATCTCGATAATGGCCTTCCCCTTGATGAGCATTTCCTCAGCAGCTTGATATATTGGCACCGTTCCAATAGGCACATCAACGGATTTCATAATTCTCTTTCTTATGGCATCTATATCTCCGCCAGTGGAGAGATCCATTATTGTATCTGCCCCATATTTCACGGCTATCTTGGCCTTCTCAATCTCTTCTTCAACATCCACTATGTCCCTTGAGGTTCCGATGTTTGCATTAATCTTTACCCTCACTCCTCTACCTACGGCAACTGGCTTTACCCAATCATGAACGAGGTTTCTAAAAATGACAGTATAACCTTTAGCAACGTTTTTTCTAAGCTCTTCTGCTTTTATCCCTTCTCTTTCAGCGATGAACTTCATCTCTTCCGTTATTACTCCTTTTTTGGCGTCTTCCATCTGGGTCATGGTAATCACCATAACTTTGTTATAATAAAGTTTTTAAATTTCAAAACTAGGTTTTTAGCGGAATTTTAAAAAGTTTGCGGGATAAAAAACCCTGAAGAATTATGTTATATCTATGAAAACTATAAAAATTCCATTATAAACTTTGTATGTGCTTGAAAGCCTGTCAGATTATCCTATATGTTTGGAAACCTGCAGACAATCGAGTAAACTTTAACAGCTCCATCATAATGTCCCCATTTTCTCCCTTAATTTTCCCACTAGTAGCCTTATGTCCATTAACAGTCTTTTGTACTCTTTAATTCCATGTTTTTCAGATATACCAACACCTGTTTCCAGCTCATTAATGGCATCCTCAACCGTTTTCAAGATAACTACTGTGAACTCTCTGGCAGGCAGGACGGCCACTTTTCTGTAATCAATGTTTACAATGTAAAATTCATCTCTATGTCTGAAGACATATGTTCTCAGGATGGGGTCATAGCTTCCAAGGGAGGATCGCAGGAAGGGCATTGAGGTTAATTCATCAAATTTGTCTTTTAGTAGTCCTTTGAGAACCTTCACCTCTTTATTAAGCCATTCCGGAAGCTCGTCTATGTTGTTAAAGCTCCCTCCGTATGATTTAGTATTCTTCGGAATCTCGCTGCTCAAGGCATAAAGGGCGAAGCGAAGGATCTCATAAAGGAATTCGTCAAAATTGACAGTTGCATTAAAGAATTCTTCTCCCTGATAATAAATGAAAACATCGTACTCATTGAGGGTTATCTCGATTATCGATGCCTCTGAATACTCATATTCCCTCTCCAGCCCTATTATCTCCTTTATTCTCTTCTTCAGCGGTCCAAAGGGTTCGTCAAGTGTGAATGTGATTTCGAAGTCCTCCATGATGCCCCTCCCTACTCTTCTCACCCCATGTGGCTATATTTTATTATGGCTTTTATCCATTGGATACGAGGTCTAAGCAATTTTAGGGGGCTAAACATCTCTAATATTCTTTCCACGTCTCTAACGGCCCTTAAGATATCCTTCTCAAGGACATCTGCGTACTCTCCAGCATCTATATTAATCTTCAGCCTCCTGTCGAGTGATGTTATCTCAAGGATATCTCCCCCTTTATGAAAGAAAAGCGTTCTTATAGGGTCAAAAGTTCCAAAAAGCAGTTTGAGAGACTCAGTATAGAAGAGTGATCTCTCCAAATTCATGCCTCTAAGTGGGTTTACCTCCAAGGGAAGATTTGAGAGATCAAGGATTCCCTCTCTGCCCTTCCTAGCATAAAGTATGGACAGGGCAACATCTTCCAAGAAGTCAATTAAATTCCCTATAGCGGGGGCTATGAGTTCTATATCCCCTATCTTTAAACCATATCTAATCATGTTGTATTCAAATGCTCTTGAGATAATGCCTTTGAGGAGCTCGTTGAAGTCCTCCTCATCACCCTCCTCCACGGATTCAGTGTAGGTTTCCATGGTGTCCGAGAGTGACGATAAAACGGCGTCCTTCAGGTAATCTTTAGTTGGGAGTGTGTACCAGAGGTGAACTCTTGTCATGCGTACCACCTTGATGACCCCAGAGTCTTTTTTGCCACAGTTCACCTCTCTACTTGTTATTGCTTTCTTAATGACGCCCTCAGCTTTTCAAGAAGTCTCTTGTAGTCGTTAATCATTTCTTGGTACCCTTTAATCCCGTTCTTCTCGAATATGGGGGTGTAGGATTCCAGCTCCTGGATTGCATCTTCTGTGACGTTCATTATAATCTTCACGAACTCCTTGATTGACACCTTACAGACCTTCCGGTAGTCCACACTTATGAAATAGACATACTCACTTCCCCTGAATCCATAGACAATAAATCTCGGATCGTAACTTCCGAGAAAAGACCTTAAAAATAGGTTGGAGGTTAGCTCATTAAATTCCCCTCCTAATAGCTCTCTTAAGGTTCTAACTTCCTCATCAAGCCAGTCCGGGAGCTCTTTAGAGCTTTTGAAACTCCATCCGTAGGATCTCATGTTCTTGGGAACTTCTCCAGTCATAGCATAAAATGCAAATCTGAGAAGCTCATAGAGGAATTCATTGAAGTGAACAGTCGCATTAAAGACCTCTTTCCCCTGACAGTGAATAAAAACATCGTACTCGCTGAGAGCAATCTCTATTATTGATTCTTTTGAATATCCATATTCTTTCCCAGCCGTTATGGCCTCTTCCACAATCTTTTCTAATGATCCAGAGGATTCACCAAGTGTGAACATGATTTCGAATCCTCCCATCTGTATCACCCTATATGATCAGTTAGACACTATTCAGTCCCAATCTACTGGATGTGCTGTTACTATCCTGTAGAGGCCATCAGAAACTTTTCTGATAACTACCCTTAGCCTGTTCTTGGCGCCGAGCCCGTAGTAATACTTTTCAAGGACTACCTCATTTGGTGGATTACTTCTGTCACAGTTTATTTCACCAGTTTCAATTGTCTCTTTGAGTATTTGAAGGAGCATATCTGCGGTTAAGTACTTGAATTTTGACTTATATTTCCATTTTTCTTCTAAGATATGCCTGTCGATTATGTGCTTTGCTCCCCTCTTATCAATGATAACGTCTCCTTCTGGAA comes from Thermococcus aggregans and encodes:
- a CDS encoding L-aspartate oxidase — encoded protein: MKIGIIGNGIAGLTAAIGLAKKGFEVTIIGERIDKTNSYLAQAGIALPLLEGDSIRAHVLDTIKAGRYLNDEEVVWAVISKSSEVYDFLLSLGLNFEENEIEGGHSFPRVFTIKNETGKHVIRLLHIRAKELGVHFVKGLAESLAIESKKCYGVFLDGELLKFDATILATGGYTALFKYTAGSPLNLGILIGDAIMKGALASDLEFVQFHPTGFIGKDGVKLVSEAVRGAGAKLVNEDGERFVNELEPRDVVARAIYRKMQSGSGVYLDATGIENFKEKFPQIYSFLVKKGINPERDLIPVTPIAHYSIGGLKVDLYYRTNIKNLYAIGEAANNGFHGANRLASNSLLECIVSGLEVARTVRRDKPKGGSGEIRDTAQELGDIESVKEILWKYAGIVRNENGLLEGLKELEKLEVDERIKLLAKGILECALARKESRGVHYREDYPIIRKEFERHSIFNGRCIL
- the nadA gene encoding quinolinate synthase NadA, with protein sequence MNLVDEIIRLKEEKNAIILAHNYQLPEIQDIADFLGDSLELARKAVNVDADIIVFAGVDFMAETSKILNPEKKVLLPTKRATCAMANMLKVDHILEAKKKYPDAPVVLYVNTTAESKAYADVTVTSANADKIVAKLDADTIIFGPDNNLAYYVAKRTGKRIIPIPEGGYCYVHKRFTPEDVERTKKLYPNAKLMVHPECIPEVQEKADLIVSTGGMVRNACQHGEWVVFTEKEMCYRLKKIYPDKKFYPANEDAFCIGMKSITLKHIYEALRDEKYEIEVPKEIAEKAKKAIERMLEMSK
- a CDS encoding ATP-binding protein, producing the protein MTREEIIGQIVKDFFDLEVDGVERDLDVPLDSDLRKAITIIGPRRAGKTFYLLSHFARLRKEGKAALFLPLDDDRLYPPSIEDLSALIKVFYELFSTADEKYLFLDEIQNVPNWELFVKRAVEREGFKVFLTGSSSKLLSKEIASALRGRTLTFELFPFSFREFLRAKGVKPSKYLSTREEAMIKALLKEYLEFGGFPEIVMIENEYLKRKVLEEYIDVMLYRDVVERYNLKNLKAVRMFLKLLVTSFAKEFSINRTANYMKSIGIEVSKNTLYNYLEYFTDAYIVFPLKRFSYSLKEIERSLPKIYVIDNGLINAYSLRFTSNIGRLMENTVFLELRRRNKEVFYFKTQDGREVDFVVREDGKIVALIQVSYSVDDASTWERELKGLVKASKELRCENLMIVTWDREGREEFKGMSVELIPLWKFLTKR
- the nadC gene encoding carboxylating nicotinate-nucleotide diphosphorylase, translating into MIPLTYLLRFLEEDAPFGDVTSEAVIPEDLEAEAVIIAKQDGIIAGLEEAKALFEHFGVKVELKAKDGDEVKKGTVVIKLRGNARKILLVERTALNIIGRMSGIATQVRRLMKKVRAVNPNVRVAGTRKTLLKPLDKRAILLGGGESHRFSLSDAILIKDNHLALVPLEEAIKRAKAFSVYKVVEVEVESLEDALKAAKAGADVIMLDNMTPEQIEEVLEALKREGLRERVKIEVSGGITEENIQSYAKLDIDVISLGALTHSVKNFDVSLEILH
- a CDS encoding MFS transporter codes for the protein MRKQTLGIALLIASAFTGTIGFRLATPAVAFYTRDVLNASMISISLISIAFVLSRAFSSVIGGSLLEKKKELVFLGALAMFGNAFVMPLYALTNSWVQVVGIKLLNGVFNGLSWPIAQFVIVVSSPKELKGRVTALYFLFGNFAAFLGNYTYALTIGLGIKAQMLLASLSFVVTSLLMLTAYYALYEWIVPKRTQKTSGSFDAKKILALSGLFFFTIAFSSGDITYVYVAEALGIEKGSAATLIGLSSLIGALLAYAPSWLADIGKEERVLRFAVILAALSPILAAIKTPYTVFPALVMALFAIHTFRPLVRKLLAIKASRVSASIGGLNAVSNLGTTLGQLLFGFAYGILGDVKIGEISVRLSLLIFAPFSVLLILLEKKKD
- a CDS encoding IMP cyclohydrolase translates to MKGVYVGRMVGVGLNDGKPFAFYRLSSRSFPNRKALIKGDEVYIVNLTETDNPYVSYPVVKLLREYAVVSNGSHTPFIAQALGEESPKKALIHVLDAMGYERDEYNTPRIAAVVQKEGDKAWLGFVGKNELWVKEMKLEEGKAFFTATYNVDGVETLSLDFKDENDLAERALNLSFAHPVLAIGVLDYGEEFRVGVKTIK
- a CDS encoding formate--phosphoribosylaminoimidazolecarboxamide ligase, which encodes MIISTIASHSSLQIILGAKREGFKTRLYASPKRGKFYASLPAVDELIVVDDMKKILSDEGIIIPHGSFVAYLGLDAIEKSEARFFGNKRFLKWETKFELVDKALEKAGIPQVESVDLSEVRDDKLYFVRIEGPKGGSSHFIAYGGELEEKLKPIEEKYRIERFIDGAYIYVHFFYSPILNRLELFGVDERLVIADSNKRRPFKALPYTIVGNKAVALRESLLPRLYDYGLAFVEAMGKLEPPFIGPFALHFAYDGDFHCIGFASRIDGGSNAKHWYSALYWGEEMLMGERIAREIKLALQEERLEEVVT
- a CDS encoding phosphoribosylaminoimidazolesuccinocarboxamide synthase; its protein translation is MRLVYQGKTKDVYEDDDCLIFHFKDNILGFESKEDTGGNEVIGRREGKGSAILKETEFFFKLLEENGIRTHFVERINERRAKFLKAEKIPLEVIYRFKAYGSFLRRYGKIVKPLQKLDIIEFTLKDDALGDPLICEEAVEKLGIASKEEIEEMKRITRKVAQILKEFFESRGLEIIDFKLEFGRRNGELLVIDEISGDTMRVMKEGQVLKQEEILEVIE
- the thiC gene encoding phosphomethylpyrimidine synthase ThiC; protein product: MTQMEDAKKGVITEEMKFIAEREGIKAEELRKNVAKGYTVIFRNLVHDWVKPVAVGRGVRVKINANIGTSRDIVDVEEEIEKAKIAVKYGADTIMDLSTGGDIDAIRKRIMKSVDVPIGTVPIYQAAEEMLIKGKAIIEMSEDDMWNAVEKHFKDGIDYATIHVGVTKEVVEKMKRTKRIVGMVSRGGTFLAAWILHWEKENPFYKDYDYLLELAKEYDVVLSLGDGLRPGGLPDAGDELQMSELYTLGRLVRRAREFGVQTMVEGPGHVPIDQIPMQIKIAKVATDNAPFYVLGPLVTDIFPGYDHIAGAIGGAIAALNGADFLCYVTPAEHLGLPTKEHVRLGVIATKLAAHAVNLTRFEEEYQKDYLMALARGRLDWERQFELAMDKERFLEIRETRPTSTEACSMCGDLCAIKLINNMLKR